CTGTTGCCTTTGGAATATACGAAATCATACAAAACATTTTTTCCTTACGTTTTAGTTCCGTTTTAATAAAGCATACATATACTCCCACACTACGAAATACCAAGGCAATTAGTATCATTGCAATGGCGCTAAAGCCTGCCTTCATGGCATAATTAATATCGATTGCCGTTCCCACCAAAATAAAAAGTAAAATCTCAGCTCCCGCCCAAAGACTTGAGAATTTAATAGAGAGCCTGCCTGCAATTTCTTTATTGTTTTGAAAAAGAGTTCCTCCCACAGTCATAATAGCAAGCAACGCTGAAAAAGGAAGAATACTCTTTTGTTCTGCCCATAATAAAATAAAAGACACACTCAGCATAGCAATAACCTTTAACGAATCCCTTAAGTGCATTATATAGAATACTTTATTTAATAAAATACCCGTAATAATTCCTATAAAAACCCCACTGATAACAGCTATTGGAATTCCTGCAAAGGATAGCAGGGACACTTGCTCTCCGGTCGCCAGTGAAGTGAAGGATGTAAAAAGAACAATAACAAATATATCATCAACCGAAGCTCCCGCCATTATAAGTTGAGGAACTCCTTTTTTAGTACCGTATCCCTCTTCTGTTAACTTTAACATCCTTGGCACAATAACAGCTGGGGAAACAGCAGCCATTACTGCACCCATTATGGCTGCTTCCAATACTGTAATATGCAGTAATTTGGGTGCCATAAGAATATAACCTGTAATTTCAAAACAAGCCGGTAAAAAACACATAAGCAAGGCCGGTCTGCCAACCTTTTTTAAGTCCTTAAGATTCATAGCCAATCCGGCTCTGGTTAGAATGATTACTAAAGCAATCTGCCTTAATTCCCCAGAGATAGACAATACGGTTTTATCAATTATATTTAAGACATGAGGACCTAAAAGAACACCTGCAAATAGCATTCCCACTAACGCAGGAATCCTCAGTCTTTTTGCAGCCTCCGAAAAAATAAGCCCGAATAATAACATAATTCCTAAACTAGTTAACATAAAATAGTCATACCCTTTCCGATAGAATCTATCCACCTAAATTTTTATTTCTTACCAGGAATAAAAACAAAAAAGCTGATACCTCCTGTGAATTATCACAGAAGTCATCAGCTAAAGAGCGGTTTTGGTTTCCCACGGGAGAACTTCATTCCCTATATAATCTTTACTATAACACAACTATGTGGAAAATTCAATCTCTAGAACCTTAAAGATTAATCGTAATTGAAGAAAAATACAAAAATAGGACCTATAGAATCTTTACATTGTAAAATATTCTGTGCTATTATAATAATGTATGCTTAAAACACAAAGGAGAGTAGGAAGATGAAACAAAAGAAAATATTACTAGCCATACTTGTTCTGGTAATGTTAACAGCTCTATCCGGTTGTAAAAAAAATGAATCCGCTTTTACCATCGGTACCTGGAACGAAAATGTATTTGAAAACACTTGGCTTAACATGAAATTTGAGATTCCAAAAGACTGGAGTCTCGCAACGGACGAAGAGATTGCACAATTAATGGATTTAGGAGCAGAAGCCATTGATTTAGAGGGTTCCGGCAGCGATTTATTAAAAAAAGTCGCAGAAATTAAAAACGTCTATGGCTTTTTAGCATATTCACCAGATTCAACCTCTAATATTCAGTTAGTTTATGAAAATCTGGCATTAACTCTTGGCGGTACGAAATACACAGAAAATGATTATATTGAATCCGTAACT
The nucleotide sequence above comes from Anaerocolumna cellulosilytica. Encoded proteins:
- a CDS encoding cation:proton antiporter, with amino-acid sequence MLTSLGIMLLFGLIFSEAAKRLRIPALVGMLFAGVLLGPHVLNIIDKTVLSISGELRQIALVIILTRAGLAMNLKDLKKVGRPALLMCFLPACFEITGYILMAPKLLHITVLEAAIMGAVMAAVSPAVIVPRMLKLTEEGYGTKKGVPQLIMAGASVDDIFVIVLFTSFTSLATGEQVSLLSFAGIPIAVISGVFIGIITGILLNKVFYIMHLRDSLKVIAMLSVSFILLWAEQKSILPFSALLAIMTVGGTLFQNNKEIAGRLSIKFSSLWAGAEILLFILVGTAIDINYAMKAGFSAIAMILIALVFRSVGVYVCFIKTELKRKEKMFCMISYIPKATVQAAIGTIPLAMGLNCGKIVLTVAVLAILLTAPLGAFFIDMTYKKLL